A stretch of Roseovarius sp. M141 DNA encodes these proteins:
- a CDS encoding rhodanese-related sulfurtransferase, with protein MFTVAALYHFTTLGDPAALQPPLLALCRAEGVTGSLILAHEGINGTIAGSRKGIDAVLAHLRAWPGCADLEHKESHSSVQPFGRLKVRLKSEIVTMGQPGIDPRARAGHYVAPADWNDLIAQPDVAVIDTRNDYEVAIGTFQGAVDPETASFREFPAWWEANKHRFHNKRIAMFCTGGIRCEKSTNYLLGQGVEDVYHLKGGILKYLEEVPQDASTWTGDCFVFDGRVSVGHGLAEGPHHLCHACRRPILPADMQRAEYEQGVACHYCTDETTDADKARFRERQKQIALANARGERHMHNIPGD; from the coding sequence ATGTTTACTGTCGCTGCCCTTTATCACTTTACCACGCTTGGCGATCCTGCCGCGCTGCAACCGCCTCTTTTGGCGCTGTGCCGGGCCGAGGGTGTTACAGGCTCGCTCATCCTTGCGCATGAGGGGATCAACGGCACCATCGCCGGCAGTCGCAAGGGGATAGACGCGGTGCTGGCCCATCTGCGCGCATGGCCCGGCTGCGCCGATCTGGAGCACAAGGAAAGCCACAGCAGCGTTCAGCCCTTCGGCCGGCTGAAAGTGCGGCTGAAATCCGAGATCGTGACAATGGGCCAGCCCGGCATCGATCCGCGCGCCCGGGCGGGGCATTATGTTGCGCCCGCCGACTGGAACGACCTGATCGCGCAGCCTGACGTCGCGGTGATCGACACGCGCAACGATTACGAGGTTGCCATCGGCACGTTTCAGGGCGCCGTCGATCCCGAAACCGCCAGTTTTCGCGAATTCCCGGCCTGGTGGGAGGCGAACAAACACCGCTTTCACAACAAACGCATCGCCATGTTCTGCACCGGCGGCATTCGCTGCGAGAAATCGACAAACTACCTGCTGGGCCAAGGGGTCGAGGACGTCTACCATCTCAAGGGCGGCATCCTGAAATACCTTGAAGAGGTGCCGCAGGATGCCAGTACGTGGACGGGCGATTGCTTTGTCTTCGATGGGCGCGTGTCGGTCGGCCACGGCCTCGCTGAGGGGCCGCATCACCTGTGCCATGCCTGCCGCCGCCCGATCCTGCCCGCCGACATGCAGCGCGCCGAATACGAGCAGGGCGTCGCCTGTCATTACTGCACGGATGAGACCACAGACGCCGACAAGGCGCGTTTCCGCGAGCGGCAAAAACAGATCGCCTTGGCCAATGCGCGCGGCGAACGTCACATGCACAACATTCCGGGC
- the pncA gene encoding bifunctional nicotinamidase/pyrazinamidase encodes MTEALIVIDIQNDFCPGGALGVDGGDTLIPGVNARMADFGAVILTQDWHPAGHASFASSHPGAKPMDVFEMPYGPQILWPDHCVQGSRGARFHADLDTDRADMIIRKGYSPALDSYSAFFENDHQTPTGLHGYLRTRGINAVTLVGLALDFCVNFSAVDAARLGYDVRVETALCRGIDAHGSMDAALAGMRAAGATLI; translated from the coding sequence ATGACCGAAGCGCTAATCGTGATCGACATACAGAACGATTTCTGCCCGGGCGGCGCGCTGGGTGTGGACGGCGGCGATACGCTGATCCCCGGCGTCAACGCGCGTATGGCCGATTTCGGTGCCGTCATTTTGACGCAGGACTGGCACCCGGCGGGGCATGCGTCCTTTGCCTCCAGCCATCCGGGCGCCAAGCCGATGGATGTCTTTGAGATGCCGTATGGTCCGCAGATCCTGTGGCCCGATCACTGCGTTCAGGGCAGCCGCGGCGCGCGGTTTCATGCCGATCTGGACACCGACCGCGCCGACATGATCATCCGCAAGGGGTATAGTCCCGCGCTGGACAGTTATTCGGCATTTTTCGAGAATGATCATCAGACGCCCACAGGCTTGCACGGCTATTTGCGGACGCGCGGCATCAATGCTGTGACGCTGGTCGGGCTGGCGCTGGATTTCTGCGTCAATTTTTCGGCGGTGGATGCGGCACGCCTGGGGTATGACGTGCGTGTCGAAACGGCCCTATGCCGAGGGATCGACGCGCATGGGTCTATGGACGCCGCGCTGGCCGGAATGCGCGCGGCAGGCGCTACACTGATCT